A stretch of Geobacter sp. DNA encodes these proteins:
- a CDS encoding ABC transporter substrate-binding protein, with the protein MNMRKMAALLLVGMLAAGSFGCKKKDGGEAPKAAGDTIKIGFLGALTGDVAMFGKPTLEGMKMAADELNAAGGILGKKIEIVEADNRGDKQEGASVTQKLISRDNVVAIVGDPTTGITKVAAPIAQKAQVVLLSAGATGPGVVENGDFIFRDTLLDSVAIPACIDFFAKDMGYKKVAVITSDNNDYSVGLSQTFRDAAKGKGIEIVAEEKVKDGDKDFSAQITNIKAKKPDVIFFSGYYTEAALIMKEARKQGLKAKMFGGDGLFSPKLIELGGDAVEGTMSALGFSPEQASPVTAKFVEAFKKKFNGAEPGLFDAQGYDAIMLLADAIKRANSADPKVFKAALAQTKNFEGVSGTITIRDNREPIKSPLALLEVKGGKFALKAKVPVKMD; encoded by the coding sequence ATGAACATGAGAAAGATGGCGGCCTTGCTTTTGGTAGGTATGCTGGCAGCCGGCAGTTTCGGCTGCAAGAAAAAGGACGGTGGCGAGGCGCCGAAGGCTGCCGGCGACACCATCAAGATCGGTTTCCTCGGTGCCCTTACCGGTGACGTTGCCATGTTCGGCAAACCGACCCTGGAAGGGATGAAGATGGCTGCCGACGAGCTGAACGCTGCCGGCGGCATCCTCGGCAAGAAGATAGAGATCGTGGAGGCGGATAACCGCGGTGACAAGCAGGAGGGCGCCTCGGTAACCCAGAAACTGATCAGCCGCGATAATGTCGTTGCCATTGTCGGCGACCCGACTACCGGCATTACCAAGGTTGCAGCTCCCATTGCCCAGAAGGCTCAGGTCGTTCTCCTCTCCGCAGGTGCGACAGGCCCGGGCGTTGTCGAAAATGGCGATTTCATTTTCCGCGATACCCTGCTGGACAGCGTCGCCATTCCTGCTTGCATCGACTTCTTTGCCAAGGACATGGGCTACAAAAAGGTGGCAGTGATCACGTCCGACAACAACGATTATAGCGTCGGCCTTTCCCAGACCTTCCGCGATGCCGCCAAGGGAAAAGGGATCGAGATCGTTGCCGAAGAGAAGGTAAAGGACGGCGACAAGGACTTCAGTGCCCAGATTACCAACATCAAGGCAAAGAAACCTGACGTCATTTTCTTCTCCGGCTATTACACCGAAGCGGCCCTGATCATGAAAGAAGCCCGCAAGCAGGGTCTCAAGGCCAAGATGTTCGGCGGCGATGGCCTCTTCTCGCCGAAACTCATCGAGCTCGGCGGTGATGCGGTAGAAGGCACCATGTCCGCCCTCGGCTTCTCTCCCGAGCAGGCATCGCCGGTAACCGCCAAATTTGTCGAGGCGTTCAAGAAGAAGTTCAACGGTGCCGAGCCCGGTCTGTTCGATGCCCAGGGCTACGATGCCATCATGCTGCTCGCCGATGCCATCAAGCGCGCCAACAGTGCCGATCCGAAGGTATTCAAGGCAGCTCTTGCCCAGACCAAGAACTTTGAAGGAGTATCCGGAACCATCACCATCCGCGACAATCGCGAGCCGATCAAGTCGCCGCTCGCTCTTCTCGAAGTGAAGGGGGGCAAATTCGCCCTGAAGGCCAAAGTTCCTGTCAAGATGGACTGA